One region of Mus musculus strain C57BL/6J chromosome 15, GRCm38.p6 C57BL/6J genomic DNA includes:
- the Dennd6b gene encoding protein DENND6B isoform X4, whose amino-acid sequence MEVPVGPGPRQAGGGLGATRSSSSGRAARTAEMPWARFSAWLECVCVVTFDLELGQALELVYPSDFRLTDKEKSSICYLAFPDSHSGCLGDTQFSFRMRQCGGQRSLWQVDDRSYNNKAPLALQSLVLVSRLPFVRLFQSLLSLIAPEYFEKLAPCLEAVCNEIDQWPAPVPGQTLNLPIMGVVIQVRIPSRVDKLESSPPKQCDQENLLPAPVVLTSVHELDLFRCFRPVLTHVQTLWELMLLGEPLVVLAPSPDVSSELVLALTSCLQPLKFCCDFRPYFTIHDSEFKELTTRTQAPPNVVLGVTNPFFIKTLQHWPHVLRIGEPKMSGDLPKQVKLKKPSRLKTLDTKPGLYTSYTAHLHRDKALLKRLLKGVQKKRPWDVQSALLRRHLLELTQSFIIPLEHYMASLMPLQKNITPWKSPPQICPFRQDDFLRSLEHAGPQLTCILKGDWLGLYRRFFKSPHFDGWYRQRHKEMAQKLEALHLEAICEANIEAWMKDKSEVEVVDLVLKLREKLVRAQGHQLPVKEVTLQRAQLYIDTVIGSLPKDLQAVLCPP is encoded by the exons ATGGAGGTGCCGGTGGGTCCCGGGCCCCGGCAAGCTGGCGGAGGACTAGGCGCGACAAGATCCTCGTCCTCCGGCCGCGCGGCGCGGACCGCGGAGATGCCCTGGGCGCGCTTCTCTGCCTGGCTGGAGTGTGTGTGCGTGGTCACCTTCGATCTGGAGCTGGGCCAGGCGCTAGAG CTAGTCTACCCAAGTGACTTCCGGCTCACAGACAAGGAG AAAAGCAGCATCTGCTACCTGGCCTTCCCAGACTCGCACTCAG GGTGCCTGGGAGACACTCAGTTCAGTTTCCGTATGCGTCAGTGTGGGGGACAAAGGAGCCTCTGGCAGGTGGATGATCGGTCGTATAACAACAAGGCCCCCTTGGCATTGCAG TCTTTAGTGCTGGTGTCCCGCCTGCCATTCGTCCGGCTGTTTCAGTCACTCCTAAGCCTGATTGCCCCTGAATACTTTGAGAAGTTGGCACCCTGCCTGGAAGCAG TTTGTAATGAGATTGACCAATGGCCAGCGCCGGTGCCTGGGCAGACCCTGAACCTACCCATCATGGGAGTCGTCATTCAG GTGCGCATCCCATCCAGGGTGGACAAGCTGGAATCCAGTCCTCCAAAGCAGTGTGATCAAGAG aACCTGCTGCCAGCTCCAGTTGTCCTCACTAGTGTCCATGAACTGGATCTGTTTAG GTGCTTCCGGCCAGTGCTCACCCACGTGCAGACCCTGTGGGAACTCATGCTTCTTGGGGAGCCCCTCGTGGTGCTGGCACCCTCACCCGACGTGTCTTCAGAGCTGGTGCTAGCCCTAACCAG CTGCCTCCAGCCCCTGAAGTTCTGCTGTGACTTCCGCCCCTACTTCACCATTCATGACAGTGAGTTCAAGGAGCTTACAACTCGAACCCAGGCTCC accaAACGTGGTCCTGGGAGTCACAAACCCTTTCTTTATCAAAACACTCCAGCACTGGCCTCATGTCCTCCGAATTGGGGAGCCCAAGATGTCAG GGGACCTTCCAAAGCAGGTCAAGCTTAAAAAACCCTCACGGCTGAAGACCCTTGACACCAAGCCAG GCCTCTACACCTCCTATACTGCCCACCTCCACCGGGACAAAGCGCTGCTTAAACGACTGCTCAAG GGCGTACAGAAGAAGCGGCCATGGGATGTGCAGAGTGCCCTGCTGAGGCGGCACCTTCTAGAGCTCACACAGAGTTTCATCATTCCTCTG GAGCACTACATGGCCAGCCTCATGCCGCTACAGAAGAACATCACACCCTGGAAG AGCCCCCCGCAGATCTGCCCCTTCCGCCAGGACGATTTCCTGCGAAGCCTGGAGCATGCGGGACCCCAGCTCACCTGCATCCTCAAGGGTGACTGGCTGGGCCTCTACAG GCGGTTTTTCAAGTCCCCCCATTTTGATGGCTGGTATCGGCAACGACACAAAGAGATGGCCCAGAAGCTGGAAGCTCTGCACCTGGAAGCTATTTGTGAGGCG AACATTGAGGCTTGGATGAAGGACAAGTCCGAGGTGGAAGTGGTCGACCTGGTCCTGAAACTTCGGGAGAAGCTG GTACGGGCACAGGGCCACCAACTCCCCGTGAAGGAGGTGACACTGCAGCGGGCTCAGCTGTACATTGATACAGTTATTGGCTCCCTTCCCAAGGACCTGCAAGCAGTCCTGTGCCCTCCCTAG
- the Dennd6b gene encoding protein DENND6B isoform X3: protein MEVPVGPGPRQAGGGLGATRSSSSGRAARTAEMPWARFSAWLECVCVVTFDLELGQALELVYPSDFRLTDKEKSSICYLAFPDSHSGCLGDTQFSFRMRQCGGQRSLWQVDDRSYNNKAPLALQREPAHYLGYVYFRQVKDSSVKRGYFQKSLVLVSRLPFVRLFQSLLSLIAPEYFEKLAPCLEAVCNEIDQWPAPVPGQTLNLPIMGVVIQVRIPSRVDKLESSPPKQCDQENLLPAPVVLTSVHELDLFRCFRPVLTHVQTLWELMLLGEPLVVLAPSPDVSSELVLALTSCLQPLKFCCDFRPYFTIHDSEFKELTTRTQAPPNVVLGVTNPFFIKTLQHWPHVLRIGEPKMSGLYTSYTAHLHRDKALLKRLLKKKRPWDVQSALLRRHLLELTQSFIIPLEHYMASLMPLQKNITPWKSPPQICPFRQDDFLRSLEHAGPQLTCILKGDWLGLYRRFFKSPHFDGWYRQRHKEMAQKLEALHLEAICEANIEAWMKDKSEVEVVDLVLKLREKLVRAQGHQLPVKEVTLQRAQLYIDTVIGSLPKDLQAVLCPP, encoded by the exons ATGGAGGTGCCGGTGGGTCCCGGGCCCCGGCAAGCTGGCGGAGGACTAGGCGCGACAAGATCCTCGTCCTCCGGCCGCGCGGCGCGGACCGCGGAGATGCCCTGGGCGCGCTTCTCTGCCTGGCTGGAGTGTGTGTGCGTGGTCACCTTCGATCTGGAGCTGGGCCAGGCGCTAGAG CTAGTCTACCCAAGTGACTTCCGGCTCACAGACAAGGAG AAAAGCAGCATCTGCTACCTGGCCTTCCCAGACTCGCACTCAG GGTGCCTGGGAGACACTCAGTTCAGTTTCCGTATGCGTCAGTGTGGGGGACAAAGGAGCCTCTGGCAGGTGGATGATCGGTCGTATAACAACAAGGCCCCCTTGGCATTGCAG AGGGAGCCAGCACACTATCTGGGCTATGTGTACTTCAGACAGGTGAAGGACAGCTCTGTGAAGAGGGGTTACTTCCAGAAG TCTTTAGTGCTGGTGTCCCGCCTGCCATTCGTCCGGCTGTTTCAGTCACTCCTAAGCCTGATTGCCCCTGAATACTTTGAGAAGTTGGCACCCTGCCTGGAAGCAG TTTGTAATGAGATTGACCAATGGCCAGCGCCGGTGCCTGGGCAGACCCTGAACCTACCCATCATGGGAGTCGTCATTCAG GTGCGCATCCCATCCAGGGTGGACAAGCTGGAATCCAGTCCTCCAAAGCAGTGTGATCAAGAG aACCTGCTGCCAGCTCCAGTTGTCCTCACTAGTGTCCATGAACTGGATCTGTTTAG GTGCTTCCGGCCAGTGCTCACCCACGTGCAGACCCTGTGGGAACTCATGCTTCTTGGGGAGCCCCTCGTGGTGCTGGCACCCTCACCCGACGTGTCTTCAGAGCTGGTGCTAGCCCTAACCAG CTGCCTCCAGCCCCTGAAGTTCTGCTGTGACTTCCGCCCCTACTTCACCATTCATGACAGTGAGTTCAAGGAGCTTACAACTCGAACCCAGGCTCC accaAACGTGGTCCTGGGAGTCACAAACCCTTTCTTTATCAAAACACTCCAGCACTGGCCTCATGTCCTCCGAATTGGGGAGCCCAAGATGTCAG GCCTCTACACCTCCTATACTGCCCACCTCCACCGGGACAAAGCGCTGCTTAAACGACTGCTCAAG AAGAAGCGGCCATGGGATGTGCAGAGTGCCCTGCTGAGGCGGCACCTTCTAGAGCTCACACAGAGTTTCATCATTCCTCTG GAGCACTACATGGCCAGCCTCATGCCGCTACAGAAGAACATCACACCCTGGAAG AGCCCCCCGCAGATCTGCCCCTTCCGCCAGGACGATTTCCTGCGAAGCCTGGAGCATGCGGGACCCCAGCTCACCTGCATCCTCAAGGGTGACTGGCTGGGCCTCTACAG GCGGTTTTTCAAGTCCCCCCATTTTGATGGCTGGTATCGGCAACGACACAAAGAGATGGCCCAGAAGCTGGAAGCTCTGCACCTGGAAGCTATTTGTGAGGCG AACATTGAGGCTTGGATGAAGGACAAGTCCGAGGTGGAAGTGGTCGACCTGGTCCTGAAACTTCGGGAGAAGCTG GTACGGGCACAGGGCCACCAACTCCCCGTGAAGGAGGTGACACTGCAGCGGGCTCAGCTGTACATTGATACAGTTATTGGCTCCCTTCCCAAGGACCTGCAAGCAGTCCTGTGCCCTCCCTAG
- the Dennd6b gene encoding protein DENND6B isoform X2, which translates to MEVPVGPGPRQAGGGLGATRSSSSGRAARTAEMPWARFSAWLECVCVVTFDLELGQALELVYPSDFRLTDKEKSSICYLAFPDSHSGCLGDTQFSFRMRQCGGQRSLWQVDDRSYNNKAPLALQREPAHYLGYVYFRQVKDSSVKRGYFQKSLVLVSRLPFVRLFQSLLSLIAPEYFEKLAPCLEAVCNEIDQWPAPVPGQTLNLPIMGVVIQVRIPSRVDKLESSPPKQCDQENLLPAPVVLTSVHELDLFRCFRPVLTHVQTLWELMLLGEPLVVLAPSPDVSSELVLALTSCLQPLKFCCDFRPYFTIHDSEFKELTTRTQAPPNVVLGVTNPFFIKTLQHWPHVLRIGEPKMSGLYTSYTAHLHRDKALLKRLLKGVQKKRPWDVQSALLRRHLLELTQSFIIPLEHYMASLMPLQKNITPWKSPPQICPFRQDDFLRSLEHAGPQLTCILKGDWLGLYRRFFKSPHFDGWYRQRHKEMAQKLEALHLEAICEANIEAWMKDKSEVEVVDLVLKLREKLVRAQGHQLPVKEVTLQRAQLYIDTVIGSLPKDLQAVLCPP; encoded by the exons ATGGAGGTGCCGGTGGGTCCCGGGCCCCGGCAAGCTGGCGGAGGACTAGGCGCGACAAGATCCTCGTCCTCCGGCCGCGCGGCGCGGACCGCGGAGATGCCCTGGGCGCGCTTCTCTGCCTGGCTGGAGTGTGTGTGCGTGGTCACCTTCGATCTGGAGCTGGGCCAGGCGCTAGAG CTAGTCTACCCAAGTGACTTCCGGCTCACAGACAAGGAG AAAAGCAGCATCTGCTACCTGGCCTTCCCAGACTCGCACTCAG GGTGCCTGGGAGACACTCAGTTCAGTTTCCGTATGCGTCAGTGTGGGGGACAAAGGAGCCTCTGGCAGGTGGATGATCGGTCGTATAACAACAAGGCCCCCTTGGCATTGCAG AGGGAGCCAGCACACTATCTGGGCTATGTGTACTTCAGACAGGTGAAGGACAGCTCTGTGAAGAGGGGTTACTTCCAGAAG TCTTTAGTGCTGGTGTCCCGCCTGCCATTCGTCCGGCTGTTTCAGTCACTCCTAAGCCTGATTGCCCCTGAATACTTTGAGAAGTTGGCACCCTGCCTGGAAGCAG TTTGTAATGAGATTGACCAATGGCCAGCGCCGGTGCCTGGGCAGACCCTGAACCTACCCATCATGGGAGTCGTCATTCAG GTGCGCATCCCATCCAGGGTGGACAAGCTGGAATCCAGTCCTCCAAAGCAGTGTGATCAAGAG aACCTGCTGCCAGCTCCAGTTGTCCTCACTAGTGTCCATGAACTGGATCTGTTTAG GTGCTTCCGGCCAGTGCTCACCCACGTGCAGACCCTGTGGGAACTCATGCTTCTTGGGGAGCCCCTCGTGGTGCTGGCACCCTCACCCGACGTGTCTTCAGAGCTGGTGCTAGCCCTAACCAG CTGCCTCCAGCCCCTGAAGTTCTGCTGTGACTTCCGCCCCTACTTCACCATTCATGACAGTGAGTTCAAGGAGCTTACAACTCGAACCCAGGCTCC accaAACGTGGTCCTGGGAGTCACAAACCCTTTCTTTATCAAAACACTCCAGCACTGGCCTCATGTCCTCCGAATTGGGGAGCCCAAGATGTCAG GCCTCTACACCTCCTATACTGCCCACCTCCACCGGGACAAAGCGCTGCTTAAACGACTGCTCAAG GGCGTACAGAAGAAGCGGCCATGGGATGTGCAGAGTGCCCTGCTGAGGCGGCACCTTCTAGAGCTCACACAGAGTTTCATCATTCCTCTG GAGCACTACATGGCCAGCCTCATGCCGCTACAGAAGAACATCACACCCTGGAAG AGCCCCCCGCAGATCTGCCCCTTCCGCCAGGACGATTTCCTGCGAAGCCTGGAGCATGCGGGACCCCAGCTCACCTGCATCCTCAAGGGTGACTGGCTGGGCCTCTACAG GCGGTTTTTCAAGTCCCCCCATTTTGATGGCTGGTATCGGCAACGACACAAAGAGATGGCCCAGAAGCTGGAAGCTCTGCACCTGGAAGCTATTTGTGAGGCG AACATTGAGGCTTGGATGAAGGACAAGTCCGAGGTGGAAGTGGTCGACCTGGTCCTGAAACTTCGGGAGAAGCTG GTACGGGCACAGGGCCACCAACTCCCCGTGAAGGAGGTGACACTGCAGCGGGCTCAGCTGTACATTGATACAGTTATTGGCTCCCTTCCCAAGGACCTGCAAGCAGTCCTGTGCCCTCCCTAG
- the Dennd6b gene encoding protein DENND6B isoform X1 has protein sequence MEVPVGPGPRQAGGGLGATRSSSSGRAARTAEMPWARFSAWLECVCVVTFDLELGQALELVYPSDFRLTDKEKSSICYLAFPDSHSGCLGDTQFSFRMRQCGGQRSLWQVDDRSYNNKAPLALQREPAHYLGYVYFRQVKDSSVKRGYFQKSLVLVSRLPFVRLFQSLLSLIAPEYFEKLAPCLEAVCNEIDQWPAPVPGQTLNLPIMGVVIQVRIPSRVDKLESSPPKQCDQENLLPAPVVLTSVHELDLFRCFRPVLTHVQTLWELMLLGEPLVVLAPSPDVSSELVLALTSCLQPLKFCCDFRPYFTIHDSEFKELTTRTQAPPNVVLGVTNPFFIKTLQHWPHVLRIGEPKMSGDLPKQVKLKKPSRLKTLDTKPGLYTSYTAHLHRDKALLKRLLKKKRPWDVQSALLRRHLLELTQSFIIPLEHYMASLMPLQKNITPWKSPPQICPFRQDDFLRSLEHAGPQLTCILKGDWLGLYRRFFKSPHFDGWYRQRHKEMAQKLEALHLEAICEANIEAWMKDKSEVEVVDLVLKLREKLVRAQGHQLPVKEVTLQRAQLYIDTVIGSLPKDLQAVLCPP, from the exons ATGGAGGTGCCGGTGGGTCCCGGGCCCCGGCAAGCTGGCGGAGGACTAGGCGCGACAAGATCCTCGTCCTCCGGCCGCGCGGCGCGGACCGCGGAGATGCCCTGGGCGCGCTTCTCTGCCTGGCTGGAGTGTGTGTGCGTGGTCACCTTCGATCTGGAGCTGGGCCAGGCGCTAGAG CTAGTCTACCCAAGTGACTTCCGGCTCACAGACAAGGAG AAAAGCAGCATCTGCTACCTGGCCTTCCCAGACTCGCACTCAG GGTGCCTGGGAGACACTCAGTTCAGTTTCCGTATGCGTCAGTGTGGGGGACAAAGGAGCCTCTGGCAGGTGGATGATCGGTCGTATAACAACAAGGCCCCCTTGGCATTGCAG AGGGAGCCAGCACACTATCTGGGCTATGTGTACTTCAGACAGGTGAAGGACAGCTCTGTGAAGAGGGGTTACTTCCAGAAG TCTTTAGTGCTGGTGTCCCGCCTGCCATTCGTCCGGCTGTTTCAGTCACTCCTAAGCCTGATTGCCCCTGAATACTTTGAGAAGTTGGCACCCTGCCTGGAAGCAG TTTGTAATGAGATTGACCAATGGCCAGCGCCGGTGCCTGGGCAGACCCTGAACCTACCCATCATGGGAGTCGTCATTCAG GTGCGCATCCCATCCAGGGTGGACAAGCTGGAATCCAGTCCTCCAAAGCAGTGTGATCAAGAG aACCTGCTGCCAGCTCCAGTTGTCCTCACTAGTGTCCATGAACTGGATCTGTTTAG GTGCTTCCGGCCAGTGCTCACCCACGTGCAGACCCTGTGGGAACTCATGCTTCTTGGGGAGCCCCTCGTGGTGCTGGCACCCTCACCCGACGTGTCTTCAGAGCTGGTGCTAGCCCTAACCAG CTGCCTCCAGCCCCTGAAGTTCTGCTGTGACTTCCGCCCCTACTTCACCATTCATGACAGTGAGTTCAAGGAGCTTACAACTCGAACCCAGGCTCC accaAACGTGGTCCTGGGAGTCACAAACCCTTTCTTTATCAAAACACTCCAGCACTGGCCTCATGTCCTCCGAATTGGGGAGCCCAAGATGTCAG GGGACCTTCCAAAGCAGGTCAAGCTTAAAAAACCCTCACGGCTGAAGACCCTTGACACCAAGCCAG GCCTCTACACCTCCTATACTGCCCACCTCCACCGGGACAAAGCGCTGCTTAAACGACTGCTCAAG AAGAAGCGGCCATGGGATGTGCAGAGTGCCCTGCTGAGGCGGCACCTTCTAGAGCTCACACAGAGTTTCATCATTCCTCTG GAGCACTACATGGCCAGCCTCATGCCGCTACAGAAGAACATCACACCCTGGAAG AGCCCCCCGCAGATCTGCCCCTTCCGCCAGGACGATTTCCTGCGAAGCCTGGAGCATGCGGGACCCCAGCTCACCTGCATCCTCAAGGGTGACTGGCTGGGCCTCTACAG GCGGTTTTTCAAGTCCCCCCATTTTGATGGCTGGTATCGGCAACGACACAAAGAGATGGCCCAGAAGCTGGAAGCTCTGCACCTGGAAGCTATTTGTGAGGCG AACATTGAGGCTTGGATGAAGGACAAGTCCGAGGTGGAAGTGGTCGACCTGGTCCTGAAACTTCGGGAGAAGCTG GTACGGGCACAGGGCCACCAACTCCCCGTGAAGGAGGTGACACTGCAGCGGGCTCAGCTGTACATTGATACAGTTATTGGCTCCCTTCCCAAGGACCTGCAAGCAGTCCTGTGCCCTCCCTAG
- the Dennd6b gene encoding protein DENND6B isoform X8 → MRQCGGQRSLWQVDDRSYNNKAPLALQSLVLVSRLPFVRLFQSLLSLIAPEYFEKLAPCLEAVCNEIDQWPAPVPGQTLNLPIMGVVIQVRIPSRVDKLESSPPKQCDQENLLPAPVVLTSVHELDLFRCFRPVLTHVQTLWELMLLGEPLVVLAPSPDVSSELVLALTSCLQPLKFCCDFRPYFTIHDSEFKELTTRTQAPPNVVLGVTNPFFIKTLQHWPHVLRIGEPKMSGDLPKQVKLKKPSRLKTLDTKPGLYTSYTAHLHRDKALLKRLLKGVQKKRPWDVQSALLRRHLLELTQSFIIPLEHYMASLMPLQKNITPWKSPPQICPFRQDDFLRSLEHAGPQLTCILKGDWLGLYRRFFKSPHFDGWYRQRHKEMAQKLEALHLEAICEANIEAWMKDKSEVEVVDLVLKLREKLVRAQGHQLPVKEVTLQRAQLYIDTVIGSLPKDLQAVLCPP, encoded by the exons ATGCGTCAGTGTGGGGGACAAAGGAGCCTCTGGCAGGTGGATGATCGGTCGTATAACAACAAGGCCCCCTTGGCATTGCAG TCTTTAGTGCTGGTGTCCCGCCTGCCATTCGTCCGGCTGTTTCAGTCACTCCTAAGCCTGATTGCCCCTGAATACTTTGAGAAGTTGGCACCCTGCCTGGAAGCAG TTTGTAATGAGATTGACCAATGGCCAGCGCCGGTGCCTGGGCAGACCCTGAACCTACCCATCATGGGAGTCGTCATTCAG GTGCGCATCCCATCCAGGGTGGACAAGCTGGAATCCAGTCCTCCAAAGCAGTGTGATCAAGAG aACCTGCTGCCAGCTCCAGTTGTCCTCACTAGTGTCCATGAACTGGATCTGTTTAG GTGCTTCCGGCCAGTGCTCACCCACGTGCAGACCCTGTGGGAACTCATGCTTCTTGGGGAGCCCCTCGTGGTGCTGGCACCCTCACCCGACGTGTCTTCAGAGCTGGTGCTAGCCCTAACCAG CTGCCTCCAGCCCCTGAAGTTCTGCTGTGACTTCCGCCCCTACTTCACCATTCATGACAGTGAGTTCAAGGAGCTTACAACTCGAACCCAGGCTCC accaAACGTGGTCCTGGGAGTCACAAACCCTTTCTTTATCAAAACACTCCAGCACTGGCCTCATGTCCTCCGAATTGGGGAGCCCAAGATGTCAG GGGACCTTCCAAAGCAGGTCAAGCTTAAAAAACCCTCACGGCTGAAGACCCTTGACACCAAGCCAG GCCTCTACACCTCCTATACTGCCCACCTCCACCGGGACAAAGCGCTGCTTAAACGACTGCTCAAG GGCGTACAGAAGAAGCGGCCATGGGATGTGCAGAGTGCCCTGCTGAGGCGGCACCTTCTAGAGCTCACACAGAGTTTCATCATTCCTCTG GAGCACTACATGGCCAGCCTCATGCCGCTACAGAAGAACATCACACCCTGGAAG AGCCCCCCGCAGATCTGCCCCTTCCGCCAGGACGATTTCCTGCGAAGCCTGGAGCATGCGGGACCCCAGCTCACCTGCATCCTCAAGGGTGACTGGCTGGGCCTCTACAG GCGGTTTTTCAAGTCCCCCCATTTTGATGGCTGGTATCGGCAACGACACAAAGAGATGGCCCAGAAGCTGGAAGCTCTGCACCTGGAAGCTATTTGTGAGGCG AACATTGAGGCTTGGATGAAGGACAAGTCCGAGGTGGAAGTGGTCGACCTGGTCCTGAAACTTCGGGAGAAGCTG GTACGGGCACAGGGCCACCAACTCCCCGTGAAGGAGGTGACACTGCAGCGGGCTCAGCTGTACATTGATACAGTTATTGGCTCCCTTCCCAAGGACCTGCAAGCAGTCCTGTGCCCTCCCTAG
- the Dennd6b gene encoding protein DENND6B: protein MEVPVGPGPRQAGGGLGATRSSSSGRAARTAEMPWARFSAWLECVCVVTFDLELGQALELVYPSDFRLTDKEKSSICYLAFPDSHSGCLGDTQFSFRMRQCGGQRSLWQVDDRSYNNKAPLALQREPAHYLGYVYFRQVKDSSVKRGYFQKSLVLVSRLPFVRLFQSLLSLIAPEYFEKLAPCLEAVCNEIDQWPAPVPGQTLNLPIMGVVIQVRIPSRVDKLESSPPKQCDQENLLPAPVVLTSVHELDLFRCFRPVLTHVQTLWELMLLGEPLVVLAPSPDVSSELVLALTSCLQPLKFCCDFRPYFTIHDSEFKELTTRTQAPPNVVLGVTNPFFIKTLQHWPHVLRIGEPKMSGDLPKQVKLKKPSRLKTLDTKPGLYTSYTAHLHRDKALLKRLLKGVQKKRPWDVQSALLRRHLLELTQSFIIPLEHYMASLMPLQKNITPWKSPPQICPFRQDDFLRSLEHAGPQLTCILKGDWLGLYRRFFKSPHFDGWYRQRHKEMAQKLEALHLEAICEANIEAWMKDKSEVEVVDLVLKLREKLVRAQGHQLPVKEVTLQRAQLYIDTVIGSLPKDLQAVLCPP from the exons ATGGAGGTGCCGGTGGGTCCCGGGCCCCGGCAAGCTGGCGGAGGACTAGGCGCGACAAGATCCTCGTCCTCCGGCCGCGCGGCGCGGACCGCGGAGATGCCCTGGGCGCGCTTCTCTGCCTGGCTGGAGTGTGTGTGCGTGGTCACCTTCGATCTGGAGCTGGGCCAGGCGCTAGAG CTAGTCTACCCAAGTGACTTCCGGCTCACAGACAAGGAG AAAAGCAGCATCTGCTACCTGGCCTTCCCAGACTCGCACTCAG GGTGCCTGGGAGACACTCAGTTCAGTTTCCGTATGCGTCAGTGTGGGGGACAAAGGAGCCTCTGGCAGGTGGATGATCGGTCGTATAACAACAAGGCCCCCTTGGCATTGCAG AGGGAGCCAGCACACTATCTGGGCTATGTGTACTTCAGACAGGTGAAGGACAGCTCTGTGAAGAGGGGTTACTTCCAGAAG TCTTTAGTGCTGGTGTCCCGCCTGCCATTCGTCCGGCTGTTTCAGTCACTCCTAAGCCTGATTGCCCCTGAATACTTTGAGAAGTTGGCACCCTGCCTGGAAGCAG TTTGTAATGAGATTGACCAATGGCCAGCGCCGGTGCCTGGGCAGACCCTGAACCTACCCATCATGGGAGTCGTCATTCAG GTGCGCATCCCATCCAGGGTGGACAAGCTGGAATCCAGTCCTCCAAAGCAGTGTGATCAAGAG aACCTGCTGCCAGCTCCAGTTGTCCTCACTAGTGTCCATGAACTGGATCTGTTTAG GTGCTTCCGGCCAGTGCTCACCCACGTGCAGACCCTGTGGGAACTCATGCTTCTTGGGGAGCCCCTCGTGGTGCTGGCACCCTCACCCGACGTGTCTTCAGAGCTGGTGCTAGCCCTAACCAG CTGCCTCCAGCCCCTGAAGTTCTGCTGTGACTTCCGCCCCTACTTCACCATTCATGACAGTGAGTTCAAGGAGCTTACAACTCGAACCCAGGCTCC accaAACGTGGTCCTGGGAGTCACAAACCCTTTCTTTATCAAAACACTCCAGCACTGGCCTCATGTCCTCCGAATTGGGGAGCCCAAGATGTCAG GGGACCTTCCAAAGCAGGTCAAGCTTAAAAAACCCTCACGGCTGAAGACCCTTGACACCAAGCCAG GCCTCTACACCTCCTATACTGCCCACCTCCACCGGGACAAAGCGCTGCTTAAACGACTGCTCAAG GGCGTACAGAAGAAGCGGCCATGGGATGTGCAGAGTGCCCTGCTGAGGCGGCACCTTCTAGAGCTCACACAGAGTTTCATCATTCCTCTG GAGCACTACATGGCCAGCCTCATGCCGCTACAGAAGAACATCACACCCTGGAAG AGCCCCCCGCAGATCTGCCCCTTCCGCCAGGACGATTTCCTGCGAAGCCTGGAGCATGCGGGACCCCAGCTCACCTGCATCCTCAAGGGTGACTGGCTGGGCCTCTACAG GCGGTTTTTCAAGTCCCCCCATTTTGATGGCTGGTATCGGCAACGACACAAAGAGATGGCCCAGAAGCTGGAAGCTCTGCACCTGGAAGCTATTTGTGAGGCG AACATTGAGGCTTGGATGAAGGACAAGTCCGAGGTGGAAGTGGTCGACCTGGTCCTGAAACTTCGGGAGAAGCTG GTACGGGCACAGGGCCACCAACTCCCCGTGAAGGAGGTGACACTGCAGCGGGCTCAGCTGTACATTGATACAGTTATTGGCTCCCTTCCCAAGGACCTGCAAGCAGTCCTGTGCCCTCCCTAG